The Prunus dulcis chromosome 3, ALMONDv2, whole genome shotgun sequence genome segment gTGTTGTGTTGAGTTACTTGTAGTCTGTGTTAGAAGAGATTGCAATGGTGTAGGAGGAACAAGAGGAGCATTGTCTTgtatttttgttcttctttgagtcaggtttggttttggtttggtttttgggGAGGCTTTGAGACTTGACGACAGATCCAAAGGTATGATTATTAAACTGTTGCAAAGAAGTCTAAAAGCTTTTGGATTGGCTGTCCAAATTGCTAATCCTGGATTAGTACAAATTGTTTATTGTCATGATGTCCGCATTACTCAGGTTTTAGggatttttttcctttttaacttGGAAAACAATTCTTTGAACATAATAATGAGAAagcatgagaagaaaaaatgtcTTAAATTTATACCAAAATTGGTACAACAAAACTGTGTCTCTTCAAATATCTATTAGTTTTAAGAGAAAATTTTTACTCACCACTTTAATGAAATGTGTATCTCCATCGTTCTTTTCAACACTTGACACGTGTCTGTATGAATAACCATGgttcataaatacaaaataaaaagttaactTTGATTATGCCTATGAACACGTGTCAAGTACTAAGAAGCATAGTAAAGATACACCTTACGTTAAAAtagtgagcaaaaatatttccattAGTCTAATGTGCTTATTGTGTTAAATTGAGTTACTTGTATTTTATATCACGCCACGTCATTAGTTTACAAATATTATCCGTGCAGGATTCATTATGTAAACCAGTAACACTTGAAGTATAGTTTCTAGTTTCGATTCCTCCAAACAATGATCAACCTGCTTCTTTGTTAGTTCTAATGGGCTTGTTCATATTCCCATCCCGGGCTTTTGTTTGGTCATATTCTTTTGAGCTTTGGCACTTCAtataacccaaaaaacaaatgagtTTTAAACCAcggcaaaaaagaaaatcaaaacacaGTTGAGTCGAGTGTTTATATCTTCAAATTACAGTGATTTAGTTGTTGATAGAGTAAACAAAACATAGTTAAGCAAAGCATTGTCATTGTATAAACCACTGATCATTACATTGCCTTCAAATACACTAAACACAGATGataaattatttatgaataaaataaaaatactacaCCATCTGACAACATAACTTCAATTCAACCCACAAAAAACTAGAGGCAGCAAGAAGCTTGTGGTTATTAGTATTAGTTGGTGAAGTTGTAGATTGTGGCTTGAGGCTCACAAGCCTTGGCAGCAGGGCTGGGCTCAACAGCAAGGCTTGGTTCCACAAGCTTCACAGCAGTAAGCTCCTCAGGCAAATCCTCAATCCCCTTGAGGTAAAAAGTGTAGAGGATCTTGAAAGGGAACACAATCTGGTGCAGCTTCACCTGCCCGTACACTCCTTCAAAGATCCCAGAGCCACCAGTCACAGCCAGATACGTGTCCTCGTAGGTCAAATAAGGTCCTTGAACTGAAATGTGACCATAGTCTCCAAAATAGAAGCTGTAAATAGCCTCATATCGATCACCTTTCTTCTCCGGCTTGTTCTCGATCAAAATGCAGATGCCTGCTGTCACTCCCAAGCGTTTCTGAAGATCCCCAGTATATATCTGCAATTACATTTGTAAATTTAGCACTAACCCACAAGAAAATATTGCTATATATATTAATACATAATAAGAAATAATGaattaaattactttgttAGTGAAGGGGACGAGGTCTCCAAGAGAATTAACAGGTTTCTGGCTTAAACTGAGATATGCAGGGCTTGCGCGGTCTCTCTCATTGATCTCATACACATGGAGTTCTTGAACTTTGGCTGCAGAAACAACAACATTTACCCAAAAACAATTATCAATACAAGGGGATCAAATCAACTCAACCACATACCAATGAGATTGTtatgaatgaaaaattaatggGGAAAAAACACTAACTGGGTCTTGAAGCGCTTGAGCAGGCCATTGAAGTTTGCAgagtgttttgtttttctctcaaTGGGAATTGGAAAGGATGAAAGAGAAGATGTGGAGATGGGTTGTGAAGAAAGGAGGAGAAGGGTGTTTATTTATATAGAGGGAAGGATTCAATCCAATCAATGGTGGAAGTTGACCACAtgggtttttttgggggtaTAGAAATGGACGGTTGGTGAAGTCAATGAGTCTTCATAAAAATGTGAAATGAGGAAATGAGCATGTGGATGGAGACTTTGGAATGTGGAAGGAAAGTGCGGAACTTTCATTGTAAACGAGTGAGGATTTGTCAGATGGCCGGTGGAGCCTCACACGAAGACCAACCAGTCAAAGAGTTCAAACGGTCTTGGGTTGAATGAATCCATAAACAAAGTGAAGAAATGGAGAGTTGGGCTTCTGAAAGGCTTTTAGAATGAGAAGTTTTAAGAATGAGTCGTCTGATTCAGTATAAATTATTATTCGGATTTGTGAGAATTTAAAGGTTTTTCTAATTAGAAAGGACAAGCAAGCGCATCTGGTGTAGTGGTATCATAGTACCCTCCCACGGTACTGACCAGGGTTCGATTCCCTGGATGCGCATGtccttatttttttgatagtttatttttgttaaggTTGATTTGCTAcaaggaaaaagataaaataaagttACTCTATctaaaaaccctaaaccaaaaGACGTatcaaacaaaccaaaccaaacttcAAAGCTTAAAAAGTCACCATTGATGGGTCTTGTCTCTGtgtactcaaaacaaacaaaaacccatCCCATCCCATGTCGCACCACACAACTCGTTCACAACACTCTCATATTGACTACATACATACCCATAATGCTATTAACTTACAGCCTCTTCACATAATAATCTGTGATTGCTACAATTTTCTCTTTgccttttcttaatttgaaCCCCAACAAGATTCACAAGCCAAAAAATATGGTTATACTTTACTTATTTCTATAAACATAAGCGTTTTTCCCTTTTAAAAATACTTAATTCTTTCTATATATTTTGGGCTCGTTTGAGACTGCTTCTCTAAGAAACAATTTCTGCTTTATAAACGTGTGGGATGCTGTTATATTATTTAGAGTACTGAAAAGCACAGGGCCACAGGCACAAGCTGTTTCCCTATCATCAAGACAACAACATAGCAATTGAACTGAACTGAACAGAACAGTGGGTAGCTTCAGTACACTAGAGCAACAACCAAATAATTTAGTTTCTGTTTTCAGTCAACTCCCAGGTCCAAAGCATAATACAAGAACTCCCTCAATCTTTTGAATATTTCTAGGCATTTTATTGTTCAAAAGCTTGATGCGAACACTAGAGCAACAACCAAATAATTTATATGATGACGGTTCTCTCTGacaacataaattttttttttctctttgtttgaTTCAAACGATATTGAGAGAGGCGGAATTCGAGCAAAATTACTTTTAACAACTTAAATTCGATGATTTAGATAAAAAAAGATgggattataattttttcattctttgataaaacaaggaaaaaaaaagataaacatCCCACTACAATTAAAATTCTTTCTATATGCCATGGTAATAAGCTTTGTCACACTTATACaaatccaatttcatggaaaTGGGGCTCTATGAACTTATTCTTGCTCCAAGCCTCCAACACATGTTATTGTCTACAATACAACTACATGTTTCCACAATGTTAACTCCAAACAATCTTACCACTCCATCATCTTCTTGAACCCTTGACAAAGGCTCTTCAACTTCAACCCTACTAGCCATCTCTCCGAGCCCCAAAACCTCGACGTTTCTTGGTCTACAGTCAATGaacatcttcttctcctcccctCTCGATCTCTCAAACCTAACAACATCCCCTGCTTTCAACTTCTTGTCCTTCACAAAACGAGTCCACCCTTTCGTCAACACATAACTCTGACTGCTACTCCAATAACAATATCGAAGCCTCCAAACTTTCCCCTCACCATCCTCAAAATTCAACAGCACCCCTTTACATAATTCCTCACTCAGATGCAACGGAAAATGCTTCTCTGCATGTTGTTTTGGTATGACCATGCGGTTTAATCTCCCTACATCGCTTGGCGTCGCCACTTTCTCGAAAAGCCACTCCCTCTGATGATCATAACCTTCCATCAAATTAACGTGACACTTAATTCTCTTCCTAGcagcatcatcatcaccagCATTGAACAGCTTGAGCTTGTACATCTCAAGCTCATTGGTGTACGAGTGTTTTCGAAGCATGTCGACGATCTCGGCCTTGGAATGAGATTGCAAGAAAAGGGTTTCGTTGTCACCATCCATGTAAGGCTTCAACTGATTCTGGTTGAAGTTTGTGATGGTTTCGAGGCCTCTGAACTTTATTGAGGCAATGTCATAGGCCTTAGCAGCTTCTTCTGCTGCATTGAAGGTTCCTAGCCACACACGCTGGTGCTTCTCGTATATTTGAGCTCCCCATCTGCCATTTGGCTGCGGGACAACTCCCTTGTACCTAGAAGAAGGTAACTTGTTTGAATTTGCAGCCTCACTTGTGCTCTCATTTAACACATCCATTGATCTCAATAAACAAAGACTATATGGATTGAAAGGTTTTGTGAGTATTTTGATTCAAGAGAAGAGGAGAACGAGAATCgaactctttcttttttcgtgTATTTATTTAggaattgaagatgaagaggaacaactttttttggttcatggaATATGGGATGTTATTATTATAGTTGGTGTGGGATGTATATGAAAAGTAGGACCCAACTGAGCAAGTTGATGGGTTCACATAGAATTTTACGTTGTTTGATGCAAAGTTCATTCCCCCTGATCAAAAACCCTACGCTGTTATATATACCTTGATCTGATATTATGGTCCACACAGCCAACAAGTTGCCTGCTTTTCACGTCTCCAGAATAATAATGTATTGAGTTTTTGTTCAAGACTTTGAAaacccttttccttttttcttttcatttcccTTTCCCCCGCCCAACCTTATCTAACAATATCTTCACCACTATGATAATGATATGATCTGTTGTTGCTGCAGCGGGTTAAATTATTATGTGTTGAATGTGGGGGGAGGGGATTTTCCTCGATTGGGTTGGGATTGGTTGAAATTTCCTAGGCTGAACGTGGCGTGTTCTGATTGGTTCTGTGTGTACTTGGCTTGTTTTCATTGGCTGCTTGAAAAATGGATTTTGTCTTATTCTATCTAAGTTCGCATATGGTAGTTGTGAAAGTCACTAGTGTTGcataatgtatatatatacttcaCCCAAAATTGGCAGGTTATCCCTCTGTATCAGGTTCAGGTCTTGGTTCTCTTTGTCTGTGCATGCATTTGGACGGTGAAATGCacattttactttatttttcctagttcatcagaaaggaaaaagaaggtAAAACATATGCAATTACCATTAACCCAGTTACATATTAGGCCCATCCAAATATAAGAGCCAACCcaacaaatacaaacaaaaacaagtgATAATAAAAACGAACCCAACCAAAAGAGCAAAACTACACCCCAAAGTAACAAGAAAGGAggtccaaccccaaacaaacACGAGAGCCACCGCCGCCACCGTCACCAAGAGCACTCCACCAGAAACTCGGGCATTGAATAAATTAGAGTGATTTAGATTATTgcttacattaaaaaaaaattcaaatgtaACGAGCCCTATTAGTCTATAGACATTGTGTATTTTAAATTATCAAGTGAAGAGGACCAACCAAGTCACAAGGCTGATCAAACATGGGACCATTTTTTTATGTGGTCATGCAACCCTTGGTTAGGTTttagatgaagatgaagaagtcCTATGTGGTTGTATCAAGCATCTAGCTCAAGCAATGTGAAAACAAGTGTCCACCGTCTAAAAGATTACAAGATGAAGGACCACCCTGTCTTGTGTGAGGTTTGCTATATGCACCCATCatcaaccaaaacaaaagcacaaATGAAGAAGATAAGATAGCCACAAAATAGGAATTCTGGAGAGAACATGGTGGTCCATCTTGTTTGGGATTTGTGGAGTGTTGTGCATAGATATTAAACATTTGCTGGAGTTTTAATGTGAAACCTTCATCTTCATTCTTTGTCTTCTACTTGTTTCTAAAAATCATTCTCCCTTGTGAGAGTAAATCAGCAACAATCATTTCACATTTTATCATCACTTACCATTCCAACACCTACCCCTTACCACACCCCCAACAACaccatttttttgggttgtgcTGCAACATGAATTTTACCAATGTGATATTTGAAACTATTCTAACATATGGAAAGAGGTTTAAGCTCGGGTGCAAAGGACAGACGCATTGCCTTAGCCAACTAACCTAATTCACGTAAACAAGAAAAACCCAACTCTTTCAATCTCATATAGAATGATCCATGTAGGAAGGACTAATCCTATTATATGAAAAGTTGAGGTAAATGTTGGAAGAAAAGTTAAGCTTCTGTAACATCTTTCTTAAATCTAATCTTTTGATAGGAAGGTTCCTCTCAGTTTCCCCTAGAATTTGTTGGAATCAAAAGCATCTTACAATCTAGTCAATTGGTTGGCACTATTAAttacagaaaaacaaaagatgaaGCAGCTAAATCCTAGTTCAGATCTGTAGAATCTAATTGAAAATTTAGGCGACTTAATACAGTGAACAGCACAGTTTAGAGATATGTGGAAGACAAACACAATCTTTGGTTTTACCAAGACAAACTTTGTCCACTGtaacttttgttttgatgcCACATTTAAAACAGCTGTAACGAATTAAGAAACATTGAATGGACAGACAGCTCCCCCCTAATGATGAACATTCAGCAAAAATCTAGGTTGCTTAGCATATCACAGGCAGTGTCCATGTCCCTCACGAGGCTTTCACGTGCAGGGTTTGTCTTCTTTGTGCTTTTACAGCCATGCCAATGGGACTCGCTTGGCCATGTCATCCTCTGCAActtattgaagaagaaaaaacaaatcaaataccTGCCCATGAGCAAACATGAGTAAGGCTAATTAGTCAAAATAGTGTATCCGTCTTTTTACACCTGAGTTCGATCGTAAGCCACCAATGATGAGACAAGAACCTGGACTCATTTTTGACAGTGGAGAGAGTGCATTTTGAGATTAGTTTTTGATGGACTATGTCTCCTGTGACCAAAACCTCTCTTAGTCTTACAGGTGCGcgtatttatttttcatttctaatATGGGCCCTCCAAAATATACTGtttcttttggttgcttcCTGCAAGCCAAGCAGCACTGAAAGATCTTATTCAATTTTGGGCTAGCTAGGCCCACTTTCAGATAAGGCTCAGCTCAGCTTAGATTTTATTTAGTCTTTAATCAAAATGATAGAGAAGACATGTCTGGACTCTTCTGTAATCAACCAATTCCAATTATGAACataatttgtttgatttgatgggtttatttatatttatgtatCCGTTCATTTGGGTGGATGACCGTTAGAATAAGCATTACCAAACTTACTCgcaaaccaaaatatactCATCCTAATCCTATTAGAAccacaaaaactaaaataaaaacacccACCTTTTGCTTCacccaaaaaattattttagtacTTGGAGTTAAATTAGTTCCAGAACCCCAAAATATGAAAGATTGAAAAGATCTTGTAATCAAATCCTAATTAGGAGTGGATACAAGTTGAATTAGTTAAGTTTAATATCAAATACTAAAATGAACCGACAAGatgaatttgataatttttcattCCGTATTTTAGTAAGTACGAGATGAAAATGAGAATACGTTGAGTTGTCGGGTTCTGGTTTTCTTGGTAAAATGGTCACCATTACCAAGTGAGGCCTATTTGCTTGAGATCAAAGTCAAATTACTGCAAATGATTATGTATAAACTCCCCAAGACTAAAGAAAGGGAGGAGGACGGGGTTCATGGTCTGGTTGAGTTGACCTTTTCCCAATGCACCAAAGTGAAATATATGGGAGGAGCACGAGACTAAACATGTGGGATTATGTCTCGTCTTAGGCTAAATAATCACATAATCAAGTAGTTTATTTGAACTTTGGTTGGGTTTGAAGAAGGCACTGCAGATTATATtgcaaattttgagttttgaggtTCAATATTATAGTAATTTGTACACACTGTGCTGTCTCTCTGTCCATTTCATGAGCTCCACCAGTACTCTCCTACAGGACATCCCATGTAATTGGAACTAGACACCTCCCCTGATCTCACAGACTTACATATACAAAAATTACAGTCATAttgttatattaatttttatgaattttttttttatgaaatattaaacTGCATTGATAATTCAAATTCTCAGAGCATTTGAGTTCAATATGATTCTGAAAAGGGATATTTGGAAATTTGACCTTCAACgaaatcttttttctttttttaaaaagatattttttattgagatGGACGATAACATATTAAATTCATACACATTACATAGATGTTAGGATTCGAACCTATAACATTTCCTAAGGAGTAATTACTCTAAAAATACAATGtgtaacaaaaatttataaactATAATGGAAAAATTTTCACGTATGATATGAGAGcagggttttttttctttctttcttttttttcttttgaagagTCAATATATGGAGCAGAGTTCATcatgaaattataattatgtatgcttctgttttatttatttttttggtcaatacCAACAATTATGCTTGTTTTCCTTGTGCAGCATGCAGTCACAAGACATGACAAAGGAACAACAAAATTTTGTCACGAAATATTTAATAATTCAGGGTCTGGGGAACACTGGCATGCCAAATTGCTCAAATATctaagaaactcaaaattttctgaggattttttttgtttttgtttattttctttttgatgaATGGCCGACCAATTTTCTCGGTGGTTGATGCCAACATAAATGTTGATGAAGAGGATGACGTGTCAGGGAGATAGAAGAGGTGGGTTGGGGGGtaatttggaaattggaaattgaaaaattTTAAGTGCATGGAATTTGGAATttggggttgggttgggtgggGGCCTGGGCTAGCTTTTgagcatatttcttttggaaCCCTTGGACCACAGACCCCTCTATTTATATCAATCCTTCTTGCCTCTCCTCTCAAACATACCAAAACCAAGGTGCTACAAGCCTCTGTGTGTTAAGGCAAACTCTAGGAGGAGAAGAAACGCAAGAGAGAGATATGAAGCTTAACAGTGCAGCCATGGCAGCTGATCAGTCCAACAAAAGGAGCAATAGGGTTTCATGCAGAAGGCTTGGAGGGTATCTTAGACAGCAGAAAGGGAGGCTCTACATCATTAGGAGATGTGTGGTTATGCTTCTCTGCTGGCATGACTAATTTGCAATTGGTTTAAGTTTTCAACATCAGCcactaatttttttccaacttgaagcaaagcaaagcaagcaaGCATCTTCAACCATTGCTGCAGTGAAGTTTCAGCAAATCATcaatcatctctctctctctctctctctgtcacCCTTCTACAATGATGAGGTGTAAATAGCTAGCAATGAGAAATGTCAGTGATGATGcacaattgtttttttcttttcctgcaGAATTTGTACGACAGAAAATCTTTGAATTAATTAGATATTTGGAACCAATTTTAGAGAAGCTTGTGtttcacctctctctctctctctctctctctctctctctgtgcataTTTGTACCAGTTATTCAGAATTTTCAGTtcagctagctagctagctttggttccataattcaagcGGGTTCACtagattaattaatttattgtgtAAATAAAGGTGAAGCACAGTGAAAGAAAGTAAGTACATAATAACTTTGTCAATTATAATTTTGCACATGCAGGGATCGATCTCATTCTAATGGTGCCAAAGTAATCTACATAGATATAAAAGGATCACTAGTAGCTATAGCTAGTAAAGGAGAGATTCTTCAGCCCCTTGTTTacagctttttttttttctttttttatttgaaagagggagggagggaagGTTGGTTAAAATACTAGCTACATTTCTTTAGTCATATAAATAAAGCAGggagaagcagaagcagatCCAAAGGGGGAGCTAGCTCTATATTCccggaagaaaaaaaaaaaaagcaggaTTTCATATATTATTGCTAGCCAAGTAATGTCTATGGTGATGAGTGTTTTGTATATCGTGTCAAAATTCTGTGtaacttttttcttatttttgttgttgaatttTATGGTGTTGTCAACTCAGCTTTCAAATGCATCTTGAAAAAAAGTATGGGTGATCACATGCGGGTCGTACCATATGATTGGACAATTTTAATTCTACTTTggattcatcttcttcatcccaaaacaaaaatactacTATTACTTTTACCACCATTCAACTCATCATGCTATTTTCACacatacaaaaacaaacccaGTTTAACATCTTATTCATGAGTTACATTGATACATAAGTACCAATGTATAAACTAAGAATTGATGTGCTAATAATAGTTCAAGTAGTTAAGAGCGCAGTTACTCGTGCAGTTGAAGTCCATTGTTCGAAATCCCCACTCCAACATTTCTCCtatcaagataaaataaaaccaatgtATAAACTAATATAGTCTATCAGATATATATGGTCCATCGAATTTCCATGCTTTGATGAAGACACACTAGCATGAGCGCAAATAGAAGGATAATGTTGTTTATACAAATAGAATAGCATGAGTTGTGTAGGACAATGTGAATAGGCTTGTCATTTTGTTATAATTAGCAACCTTATCTGTAGATTTGAAGCACATATACCTACAAATTTGTAAGCAGGGTCATTCCTGCAAACGCGCTTAAGAAGGAAGGCGTACGTGACAGATACCTAATGAAGCGCTAGCTGTAACAGCAAGATGAAATTAGGTATGGGTCTTGTACACACACAGCCACCTAACTCCCTAATGAAAGCTGCAGACTAAAATAGACCTAAGTCAAGACTTCATGTGCTGCTTAGAGATGCGGAATGGAGCGGAGCTCATTGGGAATGGGTTTGGGTGATGCCGCTCACATTCGGGGTATGTTTGAAATAATCGTTGATGTTAGTGGTTGATGCAAGTGGAACTTACAATGCAATAACGGTTAAGAATTAATCACCTAAATGATGTTGAAATTATCCCGAACATTTCTAAAAATATGAACTAAGATATATGGGATATCTCTATAACTCATATCTAAAACATAGTTGATTTGCTCACgagtatatataaaaactaaagtttttaACTGTAGACGCCCCTGAACTTTGCCCCCAGTTGCAATTGggtttgtgaacttctttttttgagGCAATTACATCCTTTAACTCAACAAGTAGTTCCATTTGGATCCTGCCGTAACAGAATCCGTCAAGTTTGACCGTGTGAATGACACGTGCTCTTATTGTGAGGGGTATATTGGAGTTTTCACGATGACCAGCTCCATGTCTGCAAACCTGTTCATAAATCTCATAAAGCCCAAGAGAGTGTATGtgtgagagggagagagacagTGTGAGCTTGTGTAAGAGTGAAAGAAAGTGTGGCAATGGCATCCACAACATCGACTCTTTCATGGAGTTCTTCCTCGTTGCTTCAAGGCTTCGCTGCAAACACAAACGAAACCTGTAAATTGTCAA includes the following:
- the LOC117621018 gene encoding AP2/ERF and B3 domain-containing transcription repressor RAV2-like translates to MDVLNESTSEAANSNKLPSSRYKGVVPQPNGRWGAQIYEKHQRVWLGTFNAAEEAAKAYDIASIKFRGLETITNFNQNQLKPYMDGDNETLFLQSHSKAEIVDMLRKHSYTNELEMYKLKLFNAGDDDAARKRIKCHVNLMEGYDHQREWLFEKVATPSDVGRLNRMVIPKQHAEKHFPLHLSEELCKGVLLNFEDGEGKVWRLRYCYWSSSQSYVLTKGWTRFVKDKKLKAGDVVRFERSRGEEKKMFIDCRPRNVEVLGLGEMASRVEVEEPLSRVQEDDGVVRLFGVNIVETCSCIVDNNMCWRLGARISS
- the LOC117621024 gene encoding uncharacterized protein LOC117621024, whose protein sequence is MKLNSAAMAADQSNKRSNRVSCRRLGGYLRQQKGRLYIIRRCVVMLLCWHD
- the LOC117621021 gene encoding allene oxide cyclase, chloroplastic-like: MACSSASRPTKVQELHVYEINERDRASPAYLSLSQKPVNSLGDLVPFTNKIYTGDLQKRLGVTAGICILIENKPEKKGDRYEAIYSFYFGDYGHISVQGPYLTYEDTYLAVTGGSGIFEGVYGQVKLHQIVFPFKILYTFYLKGIEDLPEELTAVKLVEPSLAVEPSPAAKACEPQATIYNFTN